In the Ciona intestinalis unplaced genomic scaffold, KH HT000130.2, whole genome shotgun sequence genome, ATTTCCTCTGCGAAGGCGCACACTATGCGCTTTATATCTGAATTTGAGATCTTTCTTTCACTGACAGTGTAGTTATGTTCCGGCTCGCTCTTTATCAATGTATTTACAACCCAACTTCTTGCATTGTCAGAGTTAAAAGAGGAATAGGGAAGTCTGTTCAGAATGCAAAATGCATTAGCAATCACGTGTATGCCGCAATCGATTCCATTGATTTGTCGAGGAGGTTTTTCATCCACCACCTGCCAAGCAACCATTTCGTGAAATAAATTTGCATCATAATAACATGCTTTAAGTAATTTTAACACCGTCTGCCcgtgttttaatattgaagAAGATTTCGCACGTGAAAGAGAGTCCAAAAtgtgaattttctttgttttgaaaattgcgACTGCCAACAGCC is a window encoding:
- the LOC108950386 gene encoding uncharacterized protein LOC108950386, whose amino-acid sequence is MVAWQVVDEKPPRQINGIDCGIHVIANAFCILNRLPYSSFNSDNARSWVVNTLIKSEPEHNYTVSERKISNSDIKRIVCAFAEEIHRPQITTAEAEILPKSLHDSERG